Part of the Colius striatus isolate bColStr4 chromosome 4, bColStr4.1.hap1, whole genome shotgun sequence genome, TTTTACATTCTATGCCTCATACTAAGACCACATGCAGATCCCAGCAAGTCAAAGGGCAAGACAACTACCCAAATCATATCTGTATGTGACCTCTCGGACTTTCCTGTATCTCAATTATCAGTACAGCTGGGTAATCTATAAGCAAGCCACATAACAGATGCAAATGCTTATAGCAATGAGGTAGACAGCCACTTTGGAAGTCTTTCAGTTTTCACTATACAATCTTCTAAAAATTCTGCTTTAGGCTGCAAGACAGACCTGCCTATGATAGTATTTTGTCTTTAGTTCCTCTTACCCTACAGACAGTGCAGGTATATATcaaggcagccttggctgcagccttCTGATCATGtccttgtttcttcttttgctcAGCTTGCTTTTTGGCATTTTTCTGCTGTGACTGAATCTTCTGCTGTCCACGAGCCATGtctacaaacaaaaaagaaaacatttagtcTACAAATGTGAGAAACTACTGCTGCTAGCTGATTCAGAAGCCATAGTCATATGAGCATAATGCAGCCATGTGGTCTGTTCACAAGGCCTACAACTCCCATAATTCATGTACAACAGACATCTGTTCAAGGTCTTTACTATGTAAAGACATTCTAGTATCAGTCTTAAAATACACACCAGAATTATTAGGCTATTCTAAGGTTTCTTTCTCTATGAAACTGCAAAGTCTACTTTCAAAAAGTGTTTCCAATAGTCAGAATCATTAAAGTTACCTTTATAGTTAATAGAAACTTATTCTCTATTTCCACAAGTACAATAAAATGTAGGGCTTTTCTtgttctcctttaaaaaaaaaatcccaaacaaaaaaGAGTTTACAACTCAACCTTTACTTCTGGAACTTGAAATAGGTTTGAAGAAAGGCAAATTCAAGTGCTACCCAAGCTGTATAGCTGTCTTCTAGTGTACAGGCACTGGAGGCATAGTGAGTGGCGATGGGGTTGGGAACAACAAGAACAATTGGCCATCCCTCTATAATCACCACTGTTGTTACAGGTGGccattctcttttatttttagctgACTTTACACAGAGATACTTCTTAAAAAGAAGCCAAATCGCCCCTATCGGAAGATGTTACTCTACATATACAGAAGCATAAAGGAAGCAAATGCAACTGCCATGTGCCATTAGAAGGTCCACCACAAGGAGAAACAAGATACAAAAATCCCATTTCTGGGAGCAGCAAAGCAGCCCACTAGGAAACCTGGTTCAGCTGGCAGTCCATCCCCAGAGCTGACAGCAGGCAGGATCTGGGCATGCCAATACCATAGGCTTCAGAGTTGGGTCAGAGAGCCTAGCAGCCCGCTTTCTGCTAGCGCCTTTCTCACAGCCCCTCATGACCCACACACAATCCAGTTGTGCTGCTCTCACAGAAGCACAAACAAGCTTGGGATGTCCATCTTTTTCAAAGACAACCAGTAAAATCTAATATTCCCAGTAGGCTGGCTGGTCGGTCATTGCCACACTACGTAAACCTGGGCTGTCAGTTTGGTAGTCGTAGGACACATTGCGTGGCTCCCATAGGCCTGCCATGCAGTCTTTCCCACAAGGACAAGCGGCCTTCTactgcagcagggagaaaggCCTACCCAAACAAAGGCTGGCCTCCAGCAGATACACCTGATAAGCCCTTAAAACCATgatgaaaatgaagtttctATGAAATATCAACAACATTTGAGAACTCACTACTAGTGCAAGAATGCAGCATCATAGTAACACCGAGTAAAAGATGGTCCCAAGACTCAGAACAGCTCTTTCGGATTGAGAGACACCTCTCAGGCCAGGGTGCAGTTCTTTCACAAAGAAACCACCACCTCTGCAGAAATGGTACACTACATCTTCAGTGGTCTTGCCTCTTCCTCCCCTCAGTTTCTCTAAGGAATTTAGAAATCTATATAAAGTCTAATCAAATGCAAGAACACACAAATTCTATTGGCAAACAAAGACAGACATGTGGCATTCAACAGCTTCCATAAGACACAGCATTGAATGATGATAAGACCAAACATATCAGTCAGTATTTCACTGTATGCCATAGTCACTCCAAAACATCCTAGGCAAGGCCTCACACTGTTTAGGTACAGCACAGCCCAACAAGAGCACCCAATTCCCAATAAagaatagaaattaaaaaacaacaacccaaaccacaaaaagTAAGAAGAGAAATTGCCAACAGCTTTGCATACACTAGAAGGTACTctatgttttattttggctttaTTTTACTAACATTACAGTAATCCTCCAGAAGTCAGGGTGCTCCTGATAGAAAAATAATCAGATGTATTAAAAACCAAGTGTTTTTTTATAAAGTGTTTGTACATTCCTTTGTATTGTAGTGCCTTGATAGATGCTTGTTAAGGAGTACATTGCAACAGCCTGTGTGTATTTGGCAACTGCTGCTTTTAGTTAAGACACAAGCGAGAACAAAAACATCCACTTAAAAACATCAACCTCCATCTGATGCCCAAGACCAAAACCCCAAGAGTTTAAACATTGCAAGTTGCATTAATacagctgaaacacaaagaagGAAGTCTCAGTTATTGGAAAATATAAGATTCTTTGGACTGTGAGTATTCTAAGACGAGACAAAAACAATCTCAAAGCTCATTTGTAAGAACGATGACTTTTCATCTAGAAGATCAAATCCGTATTTCAGTTACACAACACAGACAGGCCAAGTACTGCTCTCCCTACCAAGCACACCCTCAAGAGTCCAGCAAACCGGCCCActgctctgaaataaaaatgcgTGAGCACACAGGAAGCCGAACACCAGGGCAAACCTCGCTGCCAGACTCAACAGCGGCAGCACGACCATTGCGGGGCAGCGAGGCTGAAGCCCGCAGTACGTTAATCCCTCATGCAGGGTCATTTCCTTCTGTGCAACCAGACCTTGAGCGGGGAGTTTCAAGTCCTAAAACTGGACGCCGACAGCGGCTTCCTCTGTCATTtgcagagacaaacagcagcTAGAAGTGCCCTGGCTTCCCCAGCCAGGTAGCGAAGGGCTTGGGCCGGAGGAGCAGCGCGCTCGGCCTCCGCCCGGCAACGCGACGAGGGAAGCCTCCGGACCGGGCCCAACCCGAGGCGCGGAGGGGCAGGGAGACCGCAGTTCCCCGGGCAAGGCCTCGCTGGGCGGCCGCAGCCCCGCCGGCCCCTCCGCCTGCCCCACGGAAGGAAGCGAAGCGGGCCCCGGTGGCGGGGAGGCGGCCCGCAGCAGGCCGGGCGCGCCTCGCTCGCTGGGCCGCCCTCTTCCCTCCAGGGCCGGGCCAGGCCTGCTCCGCCGCGCCACAACCCCACCCACTCCGCGACCCTCACCCCGGCGCGGCGCTCACCCGGGCTGAGGGTCGGGCCTGGGAGCCTGGCGAGCGGGTGCAGAAGGCTCCAcgcagccccgcagcagccgccgccgcctgcccgagacgaggaggaggagaaggaggaggacgCGGAGCGCGGCACTGAGCaggcgcggccccgccccggcgcccgcgcggcgcggcgcggcgcagcCCCAGCAGCGCATGGCCATGCCCGCTCGTTACATAAAGCGGATGGGGGGGCGCCCCCGCTGCGCTCAGCTtggtggggctgggctgggctcgGCTGGCGCTTCCCATCCCGGGCGGGGAGGGCTGCCTGGCCTCGGCGCGGGCGGGCTGAGCTAGCTGTGGCCCTGCTCTTGCTTTGGGGCTGCCTTGCTGGGCCAGAGACCCAGTAGCCCCCAGTCTTGTGGGGAGTGTGGTGCCGGGAAAGTGCCGCCGGGAAGGAGAAGGCTGCGGTGGCAGCGATGGCTGGCCCGCTGCGGCAAGGCGCGCTGCGCTGCCCGCCTGGTTCGTGAGGCTCCTGGgcctggcagagccctgggaaGCCGCAGGTAGATTTCGAACGCTGTCCTTGGGCTGCAGGCCGGCGGGGCCGTCGGGCGCGCCCGCCCTCAGCGCATCGTCCCTCCGCCCAGCTCCTCCCGGCAGGACTCGGTCTCTGCCACATTCCTCTTCGCTTAACGTACAGCGCTGCCTAAAAATAGTTACTGTTCCTCTGCAGTGGGATCCAGAAAAATGGCTCCGGAGAGGCTgtagggaaggggctggagatgAGGCCAGGCAGGGATACACGAGAGGACTGAAATCCTGTTCGTGTGGCTCTTGTGCCACGCAGAAGGCCTGCACGTAGGCTTCAAGAGTTACGTGGATTCAAAGTACAAGGAAATAGCCTGAGAGGAGAAACAGaatttgtttcagtttgaaaGCAGTCTAGATGCAAGTGATTTGAAAGATATAAGCTTGCATGAACAGAGATGTAGGCAAGGCCTGTGAAGAAGGGTAAAGGAGCGCTTTGTGTCGATATATATCCCAAAGGAAGGCTGTGTTTTATCACGTTGTACATCTGttaggaaaaggggaaatagcagcagcatctctgctcaGCAATGACATTCTGACACGCTTTAAGCAATTGATGTAGTTTTAAAACAAGCCTGGAGCCTTGAACAGTTTTGTATCTGGGACAAAACAGCAAACAGTACTAGAGGAGTTACCAGGTGTTGTCTCAGCATTTCACaggggctcaggctggatgATAGCAATGTtcccagagaggaaaaaagcaataaTGGCAAAATTCTGAAAGCAGCAGTGGCCCAAAACTTTCACTGTGGTCAGAGTGTGATAGCGGCTACAGGGGAGCTGTGTGGCAGATTTCTGACACAAGTCACTGGAAGTATGTGTGGATGTGACAACATGTATGTCAAATATAAGGCTATGATAAAAAACGAAGTTGCTAACACTTTCGTAAAAAGCTCATTAATTTTCCTAACATTCCTGTTCGTGATGATGTCTTCCGCGTTAAACTGCCAGCACTGAACATGTTTACATCTGGGCAGGACCATCCACACTGCATCCAAGTGATCTTGTCAGTGGATTCTGAACTTTCTGAAAATATGCAGCTCTCAAAAGCAGTGGAAGCACACATGTGCTGGTGTGGTGGTGGAGAGAGGTAGGCGGTTTGGATTCTGTGCTTGGAAGCAGGTGGCTTTCAGAATGAAGTTTCACTTTGATCACAGAGAAGACTGCTGAATGCAAAAGCAGCCTCTTTGCCGGCTGATACTATTTTAGGGGGACTACTGGCCTCAGCTGTGGAACTGGAGATGGCTTTCAAGGGTCATATCCCCGTACTGTGGCGCTAGACAAGAATTTCAAACAAAGCAAATGTCCTGAGCGCACACTGAGCCCTGGCTGGTGTCccaacatttttctgcttttgggcTAGCAGAGGATCAGATCTACTTACAGTACACACGACTGCAGCCTTCCCTCTGGCTGCTCTGTCTTTTGTCCCTTTGTGCTGTAGATCCTGATCGAAGCATTGGTTCCCCTATTGCCCAAATCAAGGCTCTGCAATTTAGATGCTTCCAAAAAGACTATTAGGAAGCAAAAGCCCAATGTGAAAGAAGAACATGAGTCCCTGTAGCTGAGGTTCCTGCTACAGAGATAACATGGAGAATTTCCCACCCACaccaaataatttttcaaaatctgTTCACCGTGTGAAACTTACCACAGCTGAGGGGATATTTCCATGGATGTGTGCAGGTTAGCAGGGAGAGGGGGTGGGTATGGTGAGCTGGGGGGGAGAGGCAAGGGCAGTCTGTGTGCTGGATGCTCCGCATAGCTCTGACAAAATGAACCTGTTTTAATTGCAGTGTGTCTGCTTTATGGACTTCCTCTGCGTTGTGTTGCTCCCATATGAGGCGAAGCGAGCCAGAGTGTAGGAATGAAAGTACAAACAGAggttacattaaaaaataaatgcaagctTTAGACTGAAATGTTGTATCTTAAAATTGCTAGAGATATGCTGCAGTGTTTTTCTGCCTGCTGCTTGTTTAGTTGTTGATTTCTAATTTAGAAACAACTCATTAACACCACAGATATTATCGAGTATTCTGCAGTAAAACAGAGTGGAATCAAGAATGCCTCTCAATAGATAAGGGTAGACTCAATGCAAGGAGTATGTTGTTATCCCCAAGCCAAGCCTTACATAAATGTTTCAGTGGCTACAGTTCACTGGGATCTGTAGCAGCATCATGCACATAGAAAGCACAGCTCCATATGGATCTGGATGTGGCATTCCTAAAAATAGTCCTgatttagttttttttaaaaatacatgatcATCTTGTCCCGATAAGACAATTGGTGAAAAACAAAGCTCCAGTTGAAGGCCAAGCACGAGTGTGGTGAACGACGTGATTGGAAGAAGCAAAATGCTGGTCTGCTTTGGGGGAAAGCAGCAGAGGGGGCTGCAAGGAGCGACAGTGTAAGGTGGGATTGTTTgttagtttggattttttttttttaaacagcctTGATTGTTTGTTATTCTCGTGCTTACTTCCCGTCTCCTTGGATTCCAGCCCCCCATCGTTTTCTGGGCCTGCACAGAGATGAGGTTTCTGCTGTTGGGTCGAAATACCTGTTCTGCTCAACAGCAACGTGTTGACACTTCTGTTCCGTCAGTTGGAGCTATCTCACCTTGGTGTGACCCATGTCCCCAGCACAACTCCCTGCTGTGAACCGGCTGACATTTTGGCATCTGTTATTAAACCCATTTGAAAGCAATTGTTCTGAGGCGCAGGGCGAGTTCGCTGGCAAGAGTACAGGTGTGGCTGCATCTCCCTTCTGAGTCATGCCCCACGCTCCTGCCGGGCCTTCCTGCCACTCCTGTGCCCCGCCACGTGCACTGCCTGCCTCATTTTCCTGCCCGTGTGCTCGCTGTTGGTCCCGTGTGGCATCAAACATCATCTCCTAGCCAAACACCAGCCCGTGGTCCAGCGCTGCCCTTTGCTTCATGTGGGGAATCCATGTGCTGTGCGCCTGcaattctgtgtgattctatgcCTGCCTTTGGGGAGATTTTCTTTGGTGCCCCACCACAACCCTGCAGCATGGAGGGGTGGGAACGTGCCCTGGGCCCACCAGTCGCAGGGATCTTCTCACTAGATTTTGTGGATGCAGACCGATGCTGACAACAACAGAGAACAGTGGAGGCTGATTCTGCAGCTGAAGGTCATAAGACACAGACTTTGAAGCCAATGTCCTTTGAAAGGATATTCAGAGTAGATGCAGTGGCAGATCAGAGTCGTTATCACTGAATTTCAGGGTCGGGATGATGTGGTTACAGGCAGAGCTACAGACAGGCTGGAATCTTCTCCTATTGGTATTGTTTGATATAAAACAACACACAGCAGTACTTAACCCAGCTCAGGGACCTGACAAGGTAGTATTTTGCTCGTTTACCCTTTCTCTGCCTCACAGACATTACCTCCTGCCTCCCCCCTGCATTAGCATGCTGTTCTTTCTCCTGTAAAGGCATTTTTCCCaaccacagctgcagcactccTACATTCGGTTCACACCTCCCTGACATGACATTAACTCCTGTCCTTCCATTGCCCTTGAGTGTTGTGTGCCTCTTTTCCACAGCTGAGATGTTGGCACCTCATGGGCTTGCCTGGTGTTGCTGTTGTGGCAAATGCAAAAGATCTTAaatcacacatttttttctcagattcaATAGTTTCTGAGCTCTGCGCTGGTGTGAGATGATGCCAAATGCATATTAtactgctgaaagaaaaatgtgaggGCACATTCATTGGGTCTGTATGACAAAGTTTTAGTGTGagggaggctacaggggtggcttctgtgagaagctgctcaAAGCTTCCCCTATGTCCAACAAAGCCAATGCTGGATGGCTCCAAGATGGACtcactgctggccaaggctgagcccttcAGTGACAGTGGTAACATCTCTGGgataatgtatttaagaaagagggaaaaaaatagcacaaTTGCAATGGCaaacagagagagaagtgaAAATATGTGAGAGTCTGCAGATACTGAGTgtagaaggaggggaggagctgctgaggcactggagcagatgctcccctgcagcccgtggtgcAGCCCAAGGTGAGGCAGCTCTGCcgctgcagccatggaggccacgggggaacagagatccacctgcagcctgggaagggCTCCAGACCAGAGCAAGTGaatgtctgaaggaggctgtgatccTGATAGGATCTGTGAATCCATGGAGAGAgaagcaggtttgctgtcagggcttgtgaccCCCTTGGGGcactcaggctggagcaatcTGCTCCTGAGAGACTGCACCCCATGGAAAGGCCTCGctctggagcagtttgtgaaggactgaCTGCTGTGAGAGAGACCCTAGACTGTACCAGGAAAAGAGTGTGAGGAATCCACCCCCtaaagaggaaggagcagcagggacAATCTGTGGTGGACTGACTATAATCTCTATTTTCTCCCCTCGGGGAAGAGGTAGCAAATCCTGAGTGAAGTTGAtcctggggagaagggagaagtggggggaaggtgtttaaagatttactttttatttcacattctCTTACTCTTATcagtaataaattaaactaatttccccAAGTTGGATcagttttgcccatgacagtaattggtGAGTGatgtctccctgtccttatctctcCCCACTacccttttgttatattttcttcaCCCATCCAGCTGAGGAAGGGAGTGGCAGAACAGCTTTTGTGGACACTGGGCATACAGCCAGGGCCAACCCACCACAGTATGTGACAGCATCCCTCTTTCTGCAGGTTCCTGTAGAAGTAGGTATTTTGCAGTGCACAATGTGCCACAAGGTctaaaaatggggaaaaaaagaaagggaaagaagagtgATCAAAATGAGATGAAAAGCCAAAGACAGGGCTCTGTTTTGGAAGGAAGCTGGCACAGCAATGCAGCTCTCCTAGCAGGGCACCTCAGGCTTGCCATAGCCTTCCACTTCCTTGGGAGCTTTGAAGGACCAGCTCCATCAGCAGCAGTGCAGCATCTTTTCCCAGTttgcctgctgccttcctgaaCAGTCTGTTTTAGGGCCACCCAATGAGTGACATCCTCCAGGACAATCTGAGGTGATGTCAACCACCTTGccagcctccctgtgctgcccacCATACTCACACTTCCATTGCCAGACTTCAGAAACACATAAACAAGAAGGGCATTATCCTTCCTTGCCAGACAGTCCCTTCTTCCACTCCACCAGCCAGCTCAGCCCACAGGTGCCCATGCATTTGGTAACCTTTTCCAAAAGTTGATAGAACAGTCACTTCTGCCTCACCCCTACCATGGGCTCAGGATCCCATGCAACAAGGCAGCCTATGGAAGTGCTTTTGCCACCAAACTTTAAACTAGGACAAACCCAGGGAAGAGTGTCCCAAAGCTGATGGCAGATTGTGTTGCATTGGTTTGTGTTTGCTGGCACAGAGACTGTAACTAATTGTcctcccatttttttcccttcctcccatAGCTCCTGACCCTTTGTGGCAAGCACAGACAGAGCTGCTTCAGTGAAAATTCCTCTCTGTTGGAAGGGCAAAAAAATGTTGAAGACAGGATGCAACATGGAGCTGCCCACATCCTCTGAGAGATACAGAAAGAGAGGGCTTGAGGAAAGGCTCGTGAAGAATGACAGAAGCAGGCAATTAGagaggcagctcctcagaggTTGACAATGCATAGGCATCTCCCTGAGAGCACAGGCAAAGATTGCCTTATGACCTCTAGTATTTTGAGGTATTTTGAGTATTTTGAACCTCTCTTCTTTTAAATCCATTTTGTTGGATGTTACTTTTGCTAAAAACAAGGCACAAATGCCTTTCTTGGCATGTCACAACTTTGACCAACTCACATAGACAAACTGGAGACCTTGAGAACATAAGCTTCCGCTCTGTATAAACAGTTTAAAATAGATTTCAGCTTTGCACAGCATTGCGTACGGttgctatttttaaatgcacaCCAATTAATCTGATGTGCTCATTCCCTTTTGGCGTGTGCCCTCCATTCATACTTTTGAGTCTTGTACGTGCTCAAGTCCCTGTCTTATCCTGAGAACCAATACGTCTCCCCACTTTAATTCAGAATACCATGGtttctctcctctctgacaATAGTTAAATACATGTATGGAGCATGAAAAATTCTCACACTGTGACACGTGCCTATTAAAACACGTGCAGCAATTGTGATTGAAACCTCTCACAAATGTGCCGACGTTGTTCATACCTCTAATCTCACAGAGGGCAATATATCCCTCAGTTCATGCTTCTGAGTGGCTACATATCCCAGAGATGCCTCTGTGTTGAAATGCCTCAAAGCTTCTACCAGCTCTGCTTGCTTCCTTCTCCAGCCTATCTGCCATTCTCTATCCCCGTGCTAGCAAATATTTTTGGTAGCTGCTTATTGTACCTTGCAGAAGGGGCAAATTACTTCGGACCCACAGCCAGCCTCTCTATCTCTTTTTCAGTCACCCACATGCAGTGTTCACTGCCGTTCTAGAACTGCTAAGGGCAGGGTGGGATGCTCACTCTGCTGTCCAAATAGCATGTAAAGTCTTGCTGGCCAAGGAAGCAAAGGCCAAGGATGCATCCAAGAATGACACGTCCCAGAATGAGCACAGGGAGTCAGTACACAGGAaggggctctgcagctgaaggATGTTCCCCATGGAAGGAAAGCAGCCTTGGAgtgccacacacacactgctggTTTTCCCAGGTCTACGGtgctggctcagccccagcagtctGCTGCTCCAGCAAGAGATCAGTGAGAAACATCTGCTGGATTtcagctttttccttttcagatacCCCGTTACTCTCACTCTGAAGTCACTGCATGACTTGAAGGCAGGAATCCAAAGTGCCTGCTGCAAACTGAGCTGTCTGGATTACTCTCATCGCCAGTGTTTCCTGCCAGCTGCTGACAGAGCTTTGAACATAGTAAGGTCTAGCTCATCAACACTGGTGTGAGAGAATAGGACCTGGCAAAAGAAACCAGAGGAGGTTTTCCACCAGGCCATTGGATCCCATTACTTTGTGCAAAAGATGCTGGAGTGCCACAGCACAGCAATGTGCTGTGGGATGCAGAAGCAGAGAGCACATTCCTGCAAGTAAGCAGCAGTGCCGGAAAACAGGTACGTGGAGGTAAAAGGCATTACTGCAGGGCAGTGAGGTGGGATGTatctgctgcctggcagcattACTGCAGCTGAGGTACTGTGGGTACAGGAAGCCCTCAGCTGTGTCTCGTAGATGCTCATCAGTTTGCCCGTACGACAGTCTGCCACGGGATGGAGAAGCGGAAATCCCTTTTCCTGCTGTATGGCTGGTgtctgagcagcacaggcagagggCTGCATTTTCACACTGTCCTTCAGCCTGGCTTTTGCTTGGAAACTGCAGGAGAAAACCAAGGAGGGTGAATTATGCTTCTGTGAAAACATTCACTGCACATCTCTAATCAGGCAAGACAGAATAACACTTGAAGGCGAGTGCCAGAGCCgaaaagaaacaagaactgGTTATGAGGTAATATTAGGTACAGACTTTTGCACATTAGTATTTCCTAGGCTAGAAAAATTTAAAGCTCTCATTTAAACTATgtgattaaagagaaaaaaacccacccaaactcATTTTAATCTGACTGCTGGTCTGTAAAGCTAATTTGAAAAATTGTGCTCTTGCAACTCATCTAAGAAAATGATAAATGAAGTAGAAATGCCTGGTGCCGGGGACTTGCATGTCTGTCTCAGCAGGGAAGTGAGTTTTGCTATGCTTCTATGGGCAAAAAGACCGGGTTAGAAAGCAAAGGCCTGATCCTGTCCATGCTCAGACAGGTAtggatcttcaagacctgcctctctctccatctccaAACCAAGACTGCAACCCCTTACCATCTACACCTGAGCCTTCCTGCACTGGTGTCTGCAGTGTACCCttttccaaagcagctgcacaggCTTTCCACGGCACTGTCCTGTGTGTCCAGCACCCACAGCAAGCAGTAACTCCAGCTGTGCAAAGCTCTAACCAAAGGCTGCCTGCACAGCCTGAGCACTTGCCTGAACAGTTAACCTGTTCCTTATTTAAATATGTACAGCTTTAAGCAAGGTAAATTTAGACTGGAAATGATCTCCCAAGCTTGTTGCGTCTATTTTTTTCTCCGATACTGTCAAGAGTTCTTTGGTGAGAGAAATCTTTTCTTCGGACATTTGAAATCAGAATCTGATCCCACTCCCTTTTGTTTTTATCCTGTCTCTTTGATAAACCAAAGAGCTTGAGCTAGTATTGAACAGTGCTTTGCTAAGACTGGATGCTTGTGGGACCAACACCAGTAAAAAGGCTGGCATTGAGGATGGCTCCCTATTTACAATTATTTTTGAGATTCTGTGTAGACAGATCCCAGCCTGTTCCCATAGCTTCTATTAGTATGTATAAACCAGACACCTCTGTTTCTCTCCTGGCTTCCTAAGACTGTGCTGTGGACGTGCAGGACTTGGGTGGATATACACTGTAGGCTCAACCTGACCCCAGAGTGACCAGGTCCAGGTCTGACGGGTGCCCAGCAGTCATCTTGGAGCCACTGTCTTTACTGGGTGCTAGAAGTCCTGAGGTTCTTCCACGGATCTTTCTCTGGATGTCCATTCTCCTATGCCAGGGAAAGttttgacagagaaaaaagcaaagccatTTTCACCAATCCCTGCAGACACCCGGACACCACTGTTGACTCGGAAGCCTCCAGCAGTACCCGAATGCGGCTGTGCATGTAAACCAGATGGGTGGAAGGGCTCAGGCTGATGCAGCTTCTCTTAAGCTCAAGTCCCTTTTCCCCCATCTCCCTAACCCTGTAGCCCCATGCCAGCACAGAACCTCGCTGACCGTCCTCACAGGCACTGCAGGTCAGAACTCCACTAGTTAGACCTCGGCCTGGGTGAGGAAATGACCTTTGTGCTGTATGtggctggagagcctgtgggtctcctggctcaGAGAGGCTCTGTGGAGGGTGAGGTGCTTGGGCAAACAGTGATGATAAGGGAAAGAACATATGGTTTTGCTGGCTCAGCACTGGAGGTGGCTTTTCACCACACCCTCCTGCAAAGGAGGTGGAATTGTTTGTcttgggaaagaggagaagatGGAAGGAACCACCCCCATACTTAGCACAGCCCAGGCAAGAGAAAAGACTTTAGTCAAGGCTCTGTGACTTTGTTCAGGGCTAATGGGGAGAATTATGAGACAAGGCTGAAGATGAGAGGCACGATTGGCAGGCTTACTATTCATCTCCTTTATAGTCCTGTGGAGTGCACCAGCTTCAGATGCTGGATTCCCCACCAGCAGCTGTCTCGT contains:
- the ZNF706 gene encoding zinc finger protein 706, whose product is MARGQQKIQSQQKNAKKQAEQKKKQGHDQKAAAKAALIYTCTVCRTQMPDPKTFKQHFESKHPKTPLPPELADVQA